The uncultured Mailhella sp. genome segment TTATGATTTTCCGTGCAATAGTGCTCCGCAGCAAAAATTTCCAGCTGCTTTTGCTCCTCAAGGCAGGTAGCTAACCCCACGGTTCCTATGTACTCCTCTTTGGACAACGTGCCTCGCGAGTTGACTAGTCCGCCCCCGGGAAGAGTGTGCAGAATCACGCCGTCACGCGAGGCCAGAGAAATAAAACTGTGAGAGTCGGAAATGAGAGAAAAAATCTGCTCCATGACGGCCTTTGAGCTTTCCAGAAGCATGGAGTTGCGCTCCAGCTCCGCAGCAATCTGTTCCGGCGGAAGCTTCCGATGCATCACATGGTACGGATCCACATGAAGGGCACGGCAGCGCAGCCACGAACGATAAACGAAATCACGAACAATGGTGTGATCAACCTCTTCGCCGTTCTGGAATTTCCTCCACTCCTCGAAAATTTTTTCCCGATTGGCAAGCATGGAAGTGCTGTCCGACATAATTCCCCCTCATTGACGCCTGAACAGATTGGACATTTTTAAACAATTGAACAACCGTATTTATTCTTGTTTTATTTCAAATAATTATCATAAAGCAGCTTTCCTTTTTGCTTCATGTTGCTGATGTTTTGTACTGTTTCATTAAAAAATCAGCTGAACGGCGTCGCGAATTTTGAATAAAAATATCCTATTTTGTCCAAAAATTCCATCGTCGCGCATTTTGAGTATATTTTTCTCAACTTATTGAATATATTTGTTTTTATCTTTCGTTCCATTTTGGCACAAATATTGCATTATTGTATCCGACGGCTGTTCTTTGCTCGACGAAGGCCGTTTCCGACACCAAGCTTCACCTCAGAGGGCGATATGGAATACAATATGCTTTTTTCTCCCGTCACCATTAATGCGCTTACCCTGAAAAACCGCATCGTCATGTCTTCCATGGTCACGCAGTACGCGGCCAGCAACGGGGAAGTCACCGATCAGATGATCCACTATTATGCGGAAAGAGCCCGGGGCGGCGTCGGTCTCATCATGATCGAAGCCACCTATGTGGAACGTCAGGGCGACAGCTACAAGTTCGGACTCGGCGCGGACACGGACGAGATGCTTCCGGGACTCGCCAGGCTCGCCAACGCCATCCACGCCTGCGGCGGCAAAGTGGGACTCCAGCTCCAGCACGCTGGAAGAACCGCCAATCCGCTGACCAACGGCGGCCCCATCAAGCTTGTCTCCTACATTCCCGGCGTCACGCCCTATGAAGGCGCACGCGTCCTTACGCGAGAAGACATTGCCGATCTTGTGAAACGCTATGCCGAAGCGGCGCTCCGCGCCAAGAAGGCCGGATTCGATCTTGTCGAACTTCACGGCGCCCACGGCTATCTTCTCAATCAGTTTCTCTCGCCCTTTACCAATCTCCGCGAGGATGAATACGGCGGCAGCGCGGAAAACCGTCTTCGTTTCCCCCTGGAAGTGCTCAGCGCCTGCCGCGAGGCCGTAGGCAAAGACTTTCCCCTCACCGTGCGCCTCAGCGTGGATGAGTTCAACGGCACCGGTCTGACCCTGCAAACCTCCCTGCCCATCGCCCAGGCCTTTGTGGACAACGGCATCGACGCGCTGAACATCAGCGTGGGCGCCTGCGAAACCAACCGCTACACCATTCCGCCGGCCGTCCTTCCCGAAGGATTCAACGCCGATCGCGCCGCCGCCGTGCGCAAGGCCGTGGAAGCGCGCGTTCCCGTGGCCGTGGCCGGTCGCATTCACAATGCGGCGCTGGCCGAATCCATCCTGACTGCAGGCAAGGCCGACATCATCGTCATGGGGCGTCCGCTCATCGCCGATCCGTACCTGCCCGTCAAAAGTCAGGCCGGCAGACTGGACGACGTGGCTCCATGCCTCTCCTGCAACGAGGGATGCGTAGGCATTCCCTTCGGAAACGTGACCTGCGCCGTGAATCCCAGAGCCGGTCAGGAGGCGAGATTCCCCCACATTAAAACGAACACCCCGAAGCGCATAGTCGTGATAGGCGCAGGCCCCGCCGGCATTCAGGCCGCTCTCACCGCCAGGGAAAAAGGACATCACGTCACGCTGATTGAACGCGAAAAGACCCTCGGCGGTCTCCTCCATGTGGCTTGCCGGCCGCCCCACAAGGAAGCCTTTGAAAAGCTGCGCCGCTACATGGAACACGCCGTGCGGCAGTCCGGCATGGAGGTGCGGCTCGGCACGGAAGCCGACGTGGACATGATCCGCGCTCTCAATCCCGACATGACCGTCGTCGCCACGGGCAGCGAGCCCGTCGTGCCCGGATTCTGCAGAAACACCGGAGCCGTCACCGCCCAGGAAGTGCTTCTGGGACGGGAGACGGGGCAGAACGTGCTTATCCTCGGCGGCGGCCTTGTCGGCTGCGAAACCGCGGAAATGCTGGCGGAACAGGGCAAGAAGGTCACGATTCTGGAACTGCGGGACACCCTTGCTCCCGACATGGAAAAGCGCACCCGCATATTCATGATGGCCCGCCTGAAGGAACTCGACGTGCATGCGCTGCTCAACACCGAAGTGCTGGAAGTCTCCGGCCTCCATGTGCGCGTGCGCGGCCCTCTGCGCACCGAACGCTCGCTGGACGAGTTCGACTCTCTGGTCATGGCCTTCGGCTACCGTTCCCGCAACCTTCTTCAGCAGCAGCTTGCCGAAGCCGGCATTCCCTTCACGGCGGCAGGCGACTGCGTTCGTCCGAGCAAGGTCATCACCGCAGTGCGTCAGGGATTCCAGGCCGCATGGCCGCTGTAGCCTGAAACTGCATCCGATTGTTCCCCCCCTACCCCAACCATCGAGGAAACCATGATTATCGACGTCAGACTCCGTCCTCCGTTCAAAGGCTTCAAACAGCAGTTCTCCCCCGCCGGCAACAAGGCTCTCAGCGCCAAATTCGGCCTGACCTCCCCGGAATCCGTTCAGCAGGTTTCCGAAGAGCTCATGCTCAAGGAAATGGACGAAGCCGGCATCACCTGCGGACTCGCGACCGGTCGTAACGGCCATTTCCGCTATAATATTCCCAACGACGATCTCGTGGACATGACCGCCCATTACAAGGGCCGCATTCTCGGCGCCGCAGGCCTGAACTGCGCCGACGTGCCGCAGGCCATGGCCGATGTGGAAAAATACGTGATCAACGGACCGCTCAAGGCCGTTTCCATGGAACCCGGCGCATGCCCCGTTCCCCGCTACGCCAACGATCGCAGACTCTATCCCATCTACGAAATGTGCCAGGCGCACAAGATTCCCGTCATTCTCATGCTCGGCGGCCGCGCCGGCCCCGACGTTTCCTACAGCAATCCCGAAATCATCAGCCGCATAGCCGCAGACTTCCCCAACGCCCGCTTCATGGTCTCCCACGGCGGATGGCCCTGGGTGCAGGCCGTGATCGGCGTCTGCTTCTGGCAGGAAAACATCTGGCTGTGCCCCGACATGTACCTCATGAACAACTCCGGCGCGCAGGATTACGTTGCCGCAGCCAACACCTGGCTTCAGGATCGCTTTCTGTTCGGTTCCGCCTACCCGCTCATGCCCATCGGGGAAAGCCTCGCCATCTTCAAATCCATGTTCAAGGAAAGCGTACTTCCCAAACTGCTCTATAAAAATGCCGCGGAACTGTTCAATATAACCCTTTCCTGAATACGCCGATCCTCCGTGCCGCAGGGGGAACGCCCTTCCCCCTGCCGTTCACGAGGAACGCACCGAAAAAAAACACTCCGAAAAAAGGGAATAGTATGTCCGTAACCATGGAAAAAGGAAAAATTATCGGATGGCTGGTTACCATACTCACAAGTATTGCCATC includes the following:
- a CDS encoding amidohydrolase family protein; protein product: MIIDVRLRPPFKGFKQQFSPAGNKALSAKFGLTSPESVQQVSEELMLKEMDEAGITCGLATGRNGHFRYNIPNDDLVDMTAHYKGRILGAAGLNCADVPQAMADVEKYVINGPLKAVSMEPGACPVPRYANDRRLYPIYEMCQAHKIPVILMLGGRAGPDVSYSNPEIISRIAADFPNARFMVSHGGWPWVQAVIGVCFWQENIWLCPDMYLMNNSGAQDYVAAANTWLQDRFLFGSAYPLMPIGESLAIFKSMFKESVLPKLLYKNAAELFNITLS
- a CDS encoding FAD-dependent oxidoreductase, with protein sequence MEYNMLFSPVTINALTLKNRIVMSSMVTQYAASNGEVTDQMIHYYAERARGGVGLIMIEATYVERQGDSYKFGLGADTDEMLPGLARLANAIHACGGKVGLQLQHAGRTANPLTNGGPIKLVSYIPGVTPYEGARVLTREDIADLVKRYAEAALRAKKAGFDLVELHGAHGYLLNQFLSPFTNLREDEYGGSAENRLRFPLEVLSACREAVGKDFPLTVRLSVDEFNGTGLTLQTSLPIAQAFVDNGIDALNISVGACETNRYTIPPAVLPEGFNADRAAAVRKAVEARVPVAVAGRIHNAALAESILTAGKADIIVMGRPLIADPYLPVKSQAGRLDDVAPCLSCNEGCVGIPFGNVTCAVNPRAGQEARFPHIKTNTPKRIVVIGAGPAGIQAALTAREKGHHVTLIEREKTLGGLLHVACRPPHKEAFEKLRRYMEHAVRQSGMEVRLGTEADVDMIRALNPDMTVVATGSEPVVPGFCRNTGAVTAQEVLLGRETGQNVLILGGGLVGCETAEMLAEQGKKVTILELRDTLAPDMEKRTRIFMMARLKELDVHALLNTEVLEVSGLHVRVRGPLRTERSLDEFDSLVMAFGYRSRNLLQQQLAEAGIPFTAAGDCVRPSKVITAVRQGFQAAWPL